From Methanofastidiosum sp., a single genomic window includes:
- a CDS encoding YARHG domain-containing protein: MDKIKSKLILFITFFLTISNYAFGNDGGFYAKGNTLFPLKSTNIELKKEVLYLTLDKAFLRVNINFTFYNPSDEQTILVGFVTPPADGVVTDEEKKHPQIKDFIVYVNNELIEFNITSIDSTDFKLYNKENFDGKDFIYYFPVTFKKGINTVQHSYSYIGSFNILPIKTYDYKLTTGKLWANKQIEDFELIINLGEDIYFHLPERMQNQNDFNMWETIGIGRLLNKNDVNSTVTGYVKSGSIRYRAKNFVPEFDFRITIIDKMFEFNSKFRINYFAQSLKDNDVIWTDEELRILKNSLFAFKGYDFKSKDLHNYFSQYAWYIPDPLIKNDLNIFTEWEQKRFFEIEELIKSKTKE; the protein is encoded by the coding sequence ATGGATAAGATAAAATCAAAACTTATACTTTTTATTACATTCTTCTTGACAATTTCAAACTATGCTTTTGGAAATGATGGAGGTTTTTATGCAAAAGGGAACACTCTATTTCCATTAAAAAGTACAAATATTGAACTCAAAAAAGAAGTTTTGTATTTGACTTTAGATAAAGCATTTTTAAGAGTCAATATTAATTTTACTTTTTATAACCCAAGTGATGAACAGACAATACTTGTTGGTTTTGTAACACCACCAGCAGATGGTGTAGTTACGGATGAAGAAAAAAAACATCCGCAAATTAAAGATTTCATTGTTTATGTAAATAATGAACTTATTGAGTTCAATATAACATCGATAGATAGTACCGACTTTAAACTTTATAATAAAGAAAATTTTGATGGGAAAGACTTCATTTACTACTTTCCTGTAACATTCAAGAAGGGTATAAACACTGTCCAACATTCATATAGTTACATAGGAAGTTTTAATATTTTACCAATCAAAACGTATGACTATAAATTAACCACAGGGAAACTTTGGGCAAATAAACAGATTGAAGATTTTGAACTCATTATCAATTTAGGCGAAGACATATATTTTCATTTGCCCGAAAGAATGCAAAATCAGAATGATTTCAATATGTGGGAAACAATTGGTATTGGACGGCTTTTAAACAAAAATGATGTCAATAGTACAGTAACAGGATATGTTAAATCTGGTTCAATACGTTATCGTGCAAAGAACTTTGTTCCTGAATTTGATTTTAGGATTACCATCATTGACAAAATGTTTGAATTCAATTCAAAATTTAGGATAAATTATTTTGCTCAAAGCCTTAAAGATAATGATGTAATTTGGACAGATGAAGAATTGAGAATATTGAAGAATTCTTTATTTGCATTTAAAGGTTATGACTTCAAGAGCAAAGATTTACACAATTACTTTTCTCAATATGCTTGGTATATTCCTGACCCTTTAATTAAGAATGATTTAAATATATTTACTGAGTGGGAACAGAAAAGGTTTTTTGAAATTGAAGAATTAATAAAAAGTAAAACGAAAGAATAA